From one Pseudomonas sp. B21-048 genomic stretch:
- a CDS encoding PAS domain-containing methyl-accepting chemotaxis protein, producing the protein MRNNQPITQRERTFPAQQRLISTTDAKGVIIYCNDAFIEISGFSREELIRAPHNLVRHPDVPAAVFAHMWGTLKQGLPWMGIVKNRCKNGDHYWVNAYVTPMFDGNQVIGYESVRVKPTAEQIRRAETLYQRINQGKSAVPSTDKWLPVFQDWLPFILVSQLSFMIGATLTSQWGFALAAGLSVPLGLMGLSWQQRGIKRLLRLAEQTTSDPLIAQMYTDSRGAQARLEMSILSQEARLKTCLTRLQDTAEHLTEQAKQSDTLAHDSSTGLERQRVETEQVATAVNQMAATTQEVASHVQRTADATQEANRLTGRGRDIAGETREAIQRLSVVVGETGLTVTQLAKDSDEIGGVVDVIKGIADQTNLLALNAAIEAARAGEMGRGFAVVADEVRQLAQRTSESTGQIHTLIAKLQQTASSAVQTMETGHRQAEEGVARVLEADQALVGISEAVANITDMTTQIAAATEEQSAVAEEISRNISNISQLADQTSEQAQHSALLSEELTKTANTQYSLVERFNR; encoded by the coding sequence ATGCGTAACAACCAGCCCATTACACAACGCGAACGGACCTTCCCGGCTCAGCAACGGTTGATTTCCACCACCGATGCCAAGGGCGTGATCATCTATTGCAATGACGCTTTCATCGAAATCAGCGGGTTTAGTCGCGAGGAACTCATCCGTGCGCCGCATAATCTGGTCCGTCACCCCGACGTCCCGGCTGCGGTGTTCGCCCATATGTGGGGCACACTGAAACAAGGCTTGCCATGGATGGGCATTGTCAAGAATCGCTGCAAAAACGGTGACCACTATTGGGTTAACGCCTATGTCACACCGATGTTCGACGGCAATCAGGTGATCGGTTACGAGTCGGTGCGGGTCAAACCCACCGCCGAACAGATTCGTCGCGCCGAAACGCTTTACCAACGCATCAACCAGGGCAAGTCTGCGGTCCCCTCTACAGACAAATGGCTGCCGGTGTTTCAAGACTGGCTGCCCTTCATTCTGGTCAGCCAGTTGAGCTTCATGATCGGTGCCACCCTGACGTCCCAATGGGGCTTCGCCCTCGCCGCCGGCCTTTCGGTGCCGTTGGGCTTGATGGGCTTGAGCTGGCAACAGCGCGGTATCAAGCGTTTGCTGCGCCTGGCCGAACAGACCACGTCCGACCCGCTGATCGCACAGATGTACACCGACAGCCGTGGTGCCCAGGCACGCCTGGAGATGTCAATCCTCAGCCAGGAAGCACGCCTGAAAACCTGCTTGACCCGTTTGCAGGACACTGCCGAACACCTGACCGAACAAGCGAAACAGTCCGACACCCTTGCCCACGACAGCTCCACTGGCCTGGAACGTCAACGCGTCGAAACCGAGCAAGTGGCGACCGCTGTGAATCAGATGGCCGCCACCACCCAGGAAGTCGCCAGCCATGTGCAGCGCACCGCCGACGCCACTCAGGAAGCCAATCGCCTGACCGGCCGCGGTCGCGACATCGCCGGGGAAACCCGCGAAGCCATTCAGCGCCTGTCGGTGGTGGTCGGTGAAACCGGCCTGACCGTTACGCAACTGGCCAAGGACAGCGACGAAATCGGCGGCGTGGTCGATGTGATCAAAGGCATCGCTGACCAGACCAACCTGCTGGCCTTGAACGCGGCGATTGAAGCGGCTCGCGCCGGTGAGATGGGCCGTGGTTTTGCGGTCGTGGCCGACGAAGTGCGGCAATTGGCGCAACGCACCAGTGAGTCCACCGGGCAGATCCATACCTTGATCGCCAAGCTGCAACAAACCGCCAGCTCGGCGGTGCAAACCATGGAGACTGGTCATCGCCAGGCCGAAGAAGGTGTGGCACGGGTGTTGGAAGCGGACCAGGCACTGGTGGGGATCAGTGAAGCGGTGGCCAACATCACCGACATGACCACCCAGATCGCTGCCGCTACCGAAGAGCAAAGTGCAGTGGCCGAAGAAATCAGCCGCAACATCAGCAACATCTCGCAACTGGCTGACCAGACTTCGGAACAGGCACAGCATTCGGCGCTGTTGAGTGAAGAACTGACCAAGACGGCGAATACCCAGTATTCGTTGGTGGAGCGGTTTAATCGTTGA